In the genome of Candidatus Methylacidiphilales bacterium, one region contains:
- a CDS encoding biotin--[acetyl-CoA-carboxylase] ligase, whose amino-acid sequence MAASVKWEIEDFDEVDSTNTLAVGRPPWSMVRARRQTSGRGRHDRVWVSGEGGLWFSLVFPVNPANPQVACLPLVVGLALYRVCGRLGVQGLRLRWPNDLLAGDLKIAGVLLERPAPDRVVIGIGLNLSNHPEQESTELKGMAAALSSLIPEAPDREKMTRSILDELGGLFQAFETAGFSSLCGEINRCWGGVRNVELEVDREKLFGEFMGIDSDGNPQLRKPDGRIQAVSGPYVWKLTEIKK is encoded by the coding sequence ATGGCTGCTTCTGTTAAATGGGAAATCGAGGATTTTGACGAAGTCGATTCCACCAACACCCTGGCGGTAGGACGTCCTCCTTGGTCCATGGTTCGCGCCCGGCGGCAAACTTCCGGCCGCGGAAGGCATGACCGTGTTTGGGTTTCCGGCGAGGGCGGGCTCTGGTTCTCCCTGGTTTTTCCGGTGAATCCCGCCAACCCGCAGGTGGCTTGCCTGCCTCTGGTCGTGGGGCTGGCTTTATACCGGGTCTGCGGCAGATTGGGAGTGCAGGGGCTGCGTTTGCGCTGGCCGAATGATTTGCTGGCGGGCGACTTGAAAATCGCCGGCGTCTTGCTGGAACGCCCGGCTCCGGATCGTGTGGTGATTGGAATCGGGTTGAATCTGTCCAACCATCCGGAACAGGAATCAACGGAGTTGAAGGGCATGGCGGCGGCTTTGAGCTCGCTGATCCCGGAGGCGCCAGATCGCGAAAAGATGACCCGCTCCATTTTGGACGAACTGGGCGGGCTGTTTCAGGCATTCGAGACGGCCGGCTTTTCGTCTCTTTGCGGCGAGATCAACCGCTGCTGGGGCGGAGTGAGAAATGTGGAATTGGAAGTGGACCGGGAAAAACTTTTTGGAGAGTTTATGGGGATCGATTCGGATGGAAACCCGCAATTGAGAAAACCGGACGGCCGCATTCAGGCTGTTTCAGGCCCCTATGTTTGGAAATTGACTGAGATAAAGAAATGA